The Methanomassiliicoccales archaeon genomic interval AGCAGCATCAGCGATTGGCTACACTTGCGCCAACGGTATTAGCCTATTTGCCTATGTCAAGGCTAAGCGGGATCCAGAGCTAAGGAAGTTGGATCGACCGTTCAAGGCACCAAGAGGTTGGACATACGTTGCCCTTGCGTTCGGGCTGTTCAACATCCCTCTATGTCTAATTGGTGTCATGTATTTGAACAGTCTAGAAAGTGGAATAACGGCAATTATTGTTGGAGTCATCGTACTTGCAGCCTATTTACCGATCTGGTTCTGGACCCAGCACGAGAATACCAAAAATCATGAAAAAGAGGTGAAAGTGGAACAACCCGAGGCATTGAATTGAATTTATCAATGGACAGGTAAAACCTGTCCGCCAATTATTTCCTATACTCTTTGAGATAAAAACTCCTTAAACGAAGCATGTGAGATGCACACAATGAATGAAAAAAAGGAAAAAGACCAGGTGATGAAAAAAGGCATTTCCCATTTTCGGAAATATGCCAATATTCATATCGTAAGCCACATTTATCAATATTCCAATGATATTGTACATCTAATGCATGGAGGGTTGGTCAGGGACCGCCGGGCCTCTACAGCTATGGCAGCCGGGTTCGATTCCCGGGCCCTTCGCCATTATTCTCAAAGCATCCTCTTACCCCGAGGTGGATAGGATGCCGCTTATCTGGACCTCTTCCCAGTCTCAGAGAATTCGAGAGCTGGGCGGAGATATTTCTCAAATTGAGGAATTTCAAACCGAAGAAGCCAGGGAGAAAGCGTTCTCCGTGCTCATCGAAAAACTGCAATCCCAGCACCGTAAGTTGATCCGTGACCTCTCCGTCAATCCCCGCCGGCATCCGCTTGCCGAACTGGAGGACTCGCTCGCCAACATGCTGGTCAGCAAGGGTTTCCTGGAGGTGAAGACCCCCACCATAATTTCCTACGAAGCGCTGAGGAAGATGGGCATCGACAAGGAACACCTTCTATACGAACAGGTCTTTTGGCTTGACGAGAAAAGATGCCTCAGGCCCATGCTGGCACCGAACCTGTATTTCTTAATGAGGCAACTGAAACGGAACGTGAAGATGCCTCTGATGATGTTCGAAATCGGGACCTGCTATCGGAAGGAGTCGCACGGAAATTCGCACCTCGAGGAGTTCACCATGCTGAACCTCGTGGAGATGAAGCCGAGCACCGATGCGATGGAACGATTGAAAGAGCACATCGTTTCCGTCATGGACCAGGTCGGTCTGGAATACGAACTGGTCACCGCCAAGTCCGAGGTCTACGTCAGCACCATCGACGTCGAGGTCGGTGGAGTGGAGGTCGCATCAGGCGCCGTGGGACCACATGTCCTCGACAAGGCCCATGGCATAACCGACCCATGGGCGGGAGTGGGTTTCGGATTGGAGCGCCTGCTCTTGATGAAAAGCGGCGACCTGAACATCAAAAAGGTAGGTCGGAGCCTGATCTACCTCAACGGAGCAAGGATCGATATCTGAAGGTGAAAGAATGAACACGGATGAAGATCTGGATATCATAATTTCAAAGGCCCGGGAGGGCCGGATTCTGGCTGACGGCGAGATCGCCTATCTGCTTGGACTTCGCGATGAAGCGTCCGTCGGCAAACTCTTCGAAACGGCCCGTCATGTCAGGGACAGGAACTTCGGGCACAAGGT includes:
- the pylSc gene encoding pyrrolysine--tRNA(Pyl) ligase large subunit; translation: MPLIWTSSQSQRIRELGGDISQIEEFQTEEAREKAFSVLIEKLQSQHRKLIRDLSVNPRRHPLAELEDSLANMLVSKGFLEVKTPTIISYEALRKMGIDKEHLLYEQVFWLDEKRCLRPMLAPNLYFLMRQLKRNVKMPLMMFEIGTCYRKESHGNSHLEEFTMLNLVEMKPSTDAMERLKEHIVSVMDQVGLEYELVTAKSEVYVSTIDVEVGGVEVASGAVGPHVLDKAHGITDPWAGVGFGLERLLLMKSGDLNIKKVGRSLIYLNGARIDI